A genomic stretch from Arthrobacter sp. KBS0702 includes:
- a CDS encoding 50S ribosomal protein L25/general stress protein Ctc — MAEQKLAAEVRTEFGKGFARRARMANQIPAVIYGHGAEPIHITLPAKATTLAVRTANALLSLDINGEEHLALVKDIQRNPIKQIIEHLDLLTVRKGEKVTVDVPVHVTGDVAPGNVHNLEMTTISLEAEATHLPTAVEVSIEGRAAGEHIHASDVVLPKGTVLLADADALVVNISEAVEILEEEETTEEAAPAEGAAAEETSEAAAE; from the coding sequence ATGGCTGAGCAGAAGCTCGCAGCAGAAGTACGCACCGAATTCGGCAAGGGCTTTGCCCGCCGCGCCCGCATGGCCAACCAGATCCCGGCTGTCATCTACGGCCACGGCGCCGAGCCGATCCACATCACCCTGCCGGCAAAGGCCACCACCCTGGCCGTCCGCACCGCCAACGCCCTGCTGTCCCTGGACATCAACGGCGAAGAGCACCTGGCCCTGGTCAAGGACATCCAGCGCAACCCGATCAAGCAGATCATCGAGCACCTCGACCTGCTGACCGTCCGCAAGGGCGAGAAGGTCACCGTTGACGTCCCCGTCCACGTCACCGGCGACGTCGCCCCGGGCAACGTGCACAACCTCGAGATGACCACCATCTCGCTCGAGGCCGAGGCAACCCACCTGCCGACCGCCGTCGAGGTCAGCATCGAAGGCCGCGCCGCGGGCGAGCACATCCACGCCTCCGACGTCGTGCTGCCGAAGGGCACCGTTCTGCTGGCCGACGCCGACGCCCTGGTCGTGAACATCTCCGAGGCCGTTGAAATCCTCGAAGAGGAAGAGACCACGGAAGAGGCTGCCCCGGCCGAAGGCGCCGCTGCCGAAGAGACCTCCGAGGCTGCTGCCGAGTAA
- a CDS encoding LuxR family transcriptional regulator, which produces MDSSRVRVAAPGEVQQSVLTGRSEDLASAVEALQGGTHVAVLLLGDHGIGKSRLMEAVAEELRGQVTPVRLHGSPALSHVPYGVLAPFIVDLPVEDATSQLAVLRTFWSYLEGQRRKTQKPLLLVVDDAHDLDEATAGVLVELAAAGWAKLLVGAVARPGLPEPLLQLWFEGIAERHDLRPLTREQTSEILAHQLGPQVLPNVAEVLWEASGGNPLLLDCLVDDAKSDGTLLQRNGVWLLARPLNSHGERLTDVVRRQLLRRPAAERKALNLVALAEPVSKALIEALVDEATVAGLIEQEIVRVSEEAEPELRLWHPVYGDTLRNLVSPARSLQLRQSLLRLMDREPASAEGLLRQVSWSMECGVEVEDRQLLRAAILASRLFEDDLARKAAAQVKDPELQFTARSVIARTYYNTSNHAAARDILEADFAKGRTLAGLLTGSLLWAAVLSALGHTPADIMHRAEALLRAGERLADASPAESERILAATRERVRTIRTMVLALAGDAEAAGAAGSDPADRDEGRLAASTLERAFGLALEAEQLLVQGKPDSASAAAAAALEAAGTEHDELYFLSDFLVVRAVTAVIHGGDWRAAESLLARFVAGFGPSLISFGGGVHTATGIVLLYQGRSAEAKRTLRAAVEALRLADPQQLFSLTAAMAFAAAADIGATEKAAGYLADYESARPPVSRYLRALAAMAVVYGKARLGGYRRAAEELQRLGRPDGDRNTAGLEFDALTFRLALGDREAAVRLRELAPQLEGRRARAVCGYAAAIGSGQPGELIDAAKTCEEAELWGFAALAYGDAANAYHAAGDTLRERMATAQRQRCRDRADSAAGDEPAGQDTLGLLTRRERDIVALAVRGLSDRQIAAELQVSVRTVEGHLYRSYAKLNIKGREELRRVSEE; this is translated from the coding sequence TTGGACTCATCTAGGGTCCGCGTAGCCGCTCCCGGCGAGGTGCAACAGAGCGTCCTGACCGGACGCTCGGAAGACCTGGCATCCGCGGTGGAGGCCCTCCAGGGCGGCACCCACGTCGCTGTGCTGTTGCTCGGCGACCACGGGATCGGCAAATCGCGGCTGATGGAGGCCGTGGCCGAGGAGCTCCGCGGCCAGGTGACGCCGGTACGCCTGCACGGCAGCCCGGCGCTGAGCCATGTGCCTTACGGCGTGCTGGCCCCGTTCATCGTGGACCTGCCGGTGGAGGACGCCACGTCCCAGCTGGCCGTGCTCCGGACGTTCTGGAGCTACCTCGAAGGGCAGCGGCGGAAGACCCAGAAGCCGCTGCTGCTGGTCGTCGACGACGCCCATGACCTGGATGAGGCTACGGCCGGGGTCCTGGTGGAACTCGCCGCCGCCGGCTGGGCAAAACTGCTGGTCGGCGCCGTGGCCCGCCCCGGCCTGCCCGAGCCGCTCCTGCAGCTCTGGTTCGAGGGCATTGCCGAACGCCACGACCTGCGCCCGCTCACCCGGGAACAAACTTCGGAAATCCTGGCGCACCAGCTCGGCCCCCAGGTCCTGCCCAATGTCGCCGAGGTGCTCTGGGAGGCCTCCGGCGGCAACCCGCTGCTGCTGGATTGCCTGGTCGACGACGCGAAAAGCGACGGCACGCTGCTCCAGCGCAACGGAGTATGGCTGCTCGCCCGCCCACTAAACAGCCACGGCGAACGGCTGACCGACGTCGTCCGCCGCCAGCTGCTCCGGCGCCCCGCCGCAGAACGCAAGGCACTGAACCTCGTGGCGCTGGCCGAGCCGGTGTCGAAGGCCCTGATCGAAGCCCTGGTGGACGAAGCCACCGTCGCAGGACTGATCGAACAGGAAATCGTCCGCGTCTCCGAGGAGGCCGAGCCCGAACTTCGGCTGTGGCACCCCGTCTACGGCGACACCCTGCGGAACCTGGTTTCTCCTGCCCGCAGCCTGCAGCTCCGCCAGAGCCTGCTGCGGCTGATGGACCGGGAACCGGCCTCGGCCGAGGGACTCCTGCGCCAGGTCAGCTGGTCGATGGAGTGCGGCGTCGAGGTCGAGGACCGTCAGCTGCTGCGGGCCGCGATCTTGGCCAGCAGGCTCTTCGAGGACGACCTCGCCCGCAAGGCGGCCGCCCAGGTCAAGGACCCGGAACTGCAGTTCACGGCCCGGTCGGTGATCGCACGGACGTACTACAACACCTCCAACCATGCCGCGGCACGGGACATCCTGGAGGCGGATTTCGCCAAGGGACGCACGCTGGCCGGCCTGCTGACGGGCTCGCTGCTGTGGGCGGCAGTGCTCTCGGCGCTCGGACACACGCCGGCCGACATCATGCACCGGGCGGAAGCTCTGCTGCGCGCCGGTGAACGGCTGGCCGACGCCAGCCCCGCCGAGTCCGAACGCATCCTTGCCGCGACGCGGGAACGGGTGCGGACCATCCGGACCATGGTCCTGGCCCTCGCCGGCGACGCGGAAGCTGCCGGCGCGGCCGGCAGCGACCCTGCCGACCGCGACGAAGGCCGGTTGGCGGCCAGCACCCTTGAAAGGGCCTTCGGCCTGGCCCTGGAGGCGGAACAACTGCTGGTCCAGGGCAAGCCGGACAGCGCCTCCGCCGCGGCCGCCGCCGCCTTGGAGGCTGCCGGAACCGAGCACGACGAACTGTACTTCCTCTCCGACTTCCTCGTGGTCCGCGCCGTGACGGCGGTGATCCACGGGGGTGACTGGCGCGCCGCGGAAAGCCTGCTCGCACGCTTCGTTGCGGGGTTCGGCCCCAGCCTGATCTCGTTTGGCGGCGGCGTCCACACGGCGACCGGCATCGTGCTGCTGTACCAGGGCCGATCGGCCGAAGCCAAGCGGACGCTGCGCGCGGCCGTCGAAGCGCTGCGGCTTGCCGACCCCCAACAGTTGTTTTCGCTGACCGCGGCGATGGCCTTTGCCGCCGCCGCGGACATCGGAGCTACGGAGAAGGCCGCCGGGTACCTGGCCGACTACGAATCCGCCCGGCCCCCCGTTTCGCGCTACCTGCGTGCCCTCGCCGCCATGGCCGTGGTGTACGGCAAGGCCCGGCTCGGCGGCTACCGCCGGGCGGCGGAGGAACTGCAAAGGCTCGGCAGGCCCGACGGCGACCGCAACACCGCGGGGCTGGAGTTTGATGCGCTGACCTTCAGGTTGGCCCTCGGCGACAGGGAGGCGGCCGTGCGGCTGCGCGAACTGGCACCGCAGCTGGAGGGCCGCCGTGCCAGGGCTGTCTGCGGGTACGCCGCCGCGATCGGGTCCGGGCAGCCGGGCGAGCTGATCGACGCGGCCAAGACCTGCGAGGAGGCCGAACTGTGGGGCTTCGCCGCGCTGGCGTACGGCGACGCCGCCAACGCCTACCACGCGGCCGGCGACACCTTGCGGGAGCGGATGGCCACGGCGCAGCGGCAGCGGTGCCGCGACCGTGCCGACAGCGCTGCCGGGGACGAACCGGCCGGCCAGGACACGCTCGGACTCTTGACCCGCCGCGAACGTGACATCGTGGCGCTGGCGGTCCGGGGCCTGAGCGACCGGCAAATCGCTGCCGAACTGCAGGTGTCAGTCCGGACCGTGGAGGGCCACCTGTACCGCAGTTACGCCAAGCTGAACATCAAGGGACGCGAGGAACTCCGCCGGGTGTCCGAGGAGTAG
- a CDS encoding helix-turn-helix transcriptional regulator, whose protein sequence is MGVVITGDRGVGKSLVGRSALAGFGPDVYTLQLRTSGPGAATPYGCLSFTLARLPQSSLGSPTAILHGITSLIRNDAAGRKCVILVDNAGSLDEQSTGVLLNLMQTGTARLIATAQRATDLPPDFYWLITSGQLAEVRLAGMTAIETQEVLQAALGHRVSTALATQMHELVGGSPTLLQAVVSEQIERGNLVLSGSVWTLVDEVVLDGKTALEDIVRARYARETPEAREVIEVLSCARCMSLSRLARMYGPGLIADMEEAGQIVVDRTDRHFVTLGDRYLGDIVRNWLSVERRLELRDKVPGHQEHELGELTVEDLLAYAAWTHDCHAELAPAHALAAAQAAVRLFDPKFALKCAASIAPGDTEWPEGQLQKAAAYLQLGLPLQAMSALDDVTEAQTNALAPEAFAELIAAKADCMAWLEDRSGKVPELIRQARLRLQEFRQAEAGAADGDADGLARAGLCLDLCEFNYLSFIGDYRPMMDRLAAAASADTDALDPVHRLRTSIILMEALCMTGRELEARQLMRDIGGRLGEWANVPRIRENFAWRSFNVLLLSGQWRQSIDMLKDASGRAGHGLHSGSAATDLAVGLAYVYAGRGYLALDPLLAAIAQLEVRTSLHALRQAYAATAFAYAQMGNSVQATVYLDRARSAEGPARFVVSSSAEFCMDMASRWLGDPDAKDRLVHAAERHFRNGLYTLAGICMLGATVNGTVKDFQFMEEIAGLRQGPLAELSRVVAVGSRTKDAVTMLEAAELAAALELDAVQARCAALAFDFAKAAGLAGSATAAHSMLESLSESVPALPIVPHNKGPLLTERERQIAALAGNGVSNKDIALDVGISVRTVEGHLYQVFTKLGVSSRSDLLGLI, encoded by the coding sequence ATGGGCGTTGTCATCACCGGGGACCGGGGCGTGGGGAAATCCCTGGTCGGACGCAGCGCCCTCGCCGGCTTCGGCCCGGATGTCTATACCCTCCAGCTGCGCACTTCCGGGCCAGGTGCCGCCACCCCCTACGGATGCCTGTCCTTCACCCTCGCCCGCCTCCCGCAGAGCTCGCTTGGTTCGCCGACGGCGATACTGCACGGAATCACCTCGCTGATCCGCAACGACGCCGCGGGACGCAAATGCGTGATCCTGGTGGACAACGCCGGGTCCCTCGACGAGCAGAGCACCGGGGTCCTGCTGAACCTGATGCAGACCGGCACCGCGCGGCTGATCGCCACCGCGCAGCGCGCCACCGACCTTCCGCCCGACTTCTATTGGCTCATCACCTCCGGGCAGCTGGCCGAAGTCCGACTCGCCGGCATGACCGCGATCGAAACGCAGGAGGTGCTCCAGGCGGCGCTCGGGCACCGGGTGTCGACCGCCCTGGCAACCCAGATGCACGAGCTGGTCGGCGGCAGCCCCACCCTCCTGCAGGCCGTCGTCTCCGAACAGATCGAACGCGGCAACCTGGTGTTGTCCGGCTCGGTCTGGACCCTCGTCGACGAGGTGGTGCTGGACGGCAAGACCGCGCTGGAGGATATCGTCAGGGCGCGGTACGCCCGGGAAACGCCCGAGGCCCGTGAAGTGATCGAGGTGCTCTCGTGCGCTCGCTGCATGTCCCTGTCCCGGCTGGCGAGGATGTACGGCCCGGGCCTGATTGCGGACATGGAGGAAGCCGGCCAGATCGTCGTCGACCGCACCGACCGGCACTTCGTGACGCTGGGGGACCGGTACCTGGGAGACATCGTGCGGAACTGGCTCAGTGTGGAGCGCCGGCTGGAGCTGCGCGACAAGGTCCCCGGCCACCAGGAACACGAACTCGGCGAGCTCACCGTGGAGGACCTGCTCGCCTACGCGGCCTGGACGCACGACTGCCACGCCGAGCTGGCGCCGGCTCACGCGCTGGCCGCCGCGCAGGCCGCCGTCCGCCTCTTCGACCCGAAATTCGCGCTGAAGTGCGCCGCCAGCATCGCGCCCGGCGACACCGAATGGCCCGAGGGACAGCTGCAGAAGGCTGCCGCGTACCTGCAGCTGGGCCTTCCCCTGCAGGCGATGTCCGCCCTGGACGACGTCACTGAGGCCCAGACCAACGCCCTCGCCCCAGAGGCGTTTGCCGAGCTGATTGCGGCGAAGGCCGACTGCATGGCCTGGCTGGAGGACCGCTCCGGGAAGGTCCCTGAGCTGATCCGGCAGGCCCGGCTGCGGCTGCAGGAATTCCGCCAGGCCGAAGCGGGGGCCGCCGACGGCGATGCGGACGGGCTGGCCCGCGCCGGCCTGTGCCTCGACCTCTGCGAGTTCAACTACCTCTCCTTCATCGGCGACTACCGGCCGATGATGGACCGGCTCGCCGCGGCCGCGAGTGCCGATACCGACGCCCTCGACCCGGTCCACCGGCTGCGGACCTCGATCATCCTGATGGAAGCCCTGTGCATGACCGGCAGGGAACTGGAGGCCCGCCAGCTGATGCGAGACATCGGCGGAAGACTCGGTGAGTGGGCCAATGTCCCGCGGATCAGGGAAAACTTCGCCTGGCGTTCCTTCAATGTCCTGCTGCTCTCCGGACAGTGGCGGCAGAGCATCGACATGCTCAAAGACGCCAGCGGGCGGGCCGGCCACGGCCTGCACTCGGGCAGCGCCGCCACCGACCTCGCCGTCGGGCTCGCGTATGTATATGCCGGCCGCGGCTACTTGGCCCTGGATCCGCTGCTCGCTGCGATCGCCCAGCTCGAAGTCAGGACCAGCCTGCACGCGCTGCGCCAGGCTTATGCCGCCACCGCTTTTGCCTATGCGCAGATGGGCAACTCCGTGCAGGCCACCGTCTACCTGGACCGCGCACGGTCCGCTGAGGGGCCGGCCCGCTTCGTCGTCAGCAGCTCGGCCGAGTTCTGCATGGACATGGCCTCCCGCTGGCTGGGGGACCCCGACGCGAAGGACCGGCTGGTCCACGCCGCCGAGCGGCACTTCCGGAACGGCCTCTATACCCTGGCCGGCATCTGCATGCTCGGCGCGACCGTCAACGGCACCGTAAAGGACTTCCAGTTCATGGAGGAGATCGCAGGGCTGCGGCAGGGCCCCCTCGCGGAGCTGTCCCGGGTGGTGGCGGTCGGCAGCCGCACGAAGGACGCCGTGACGATGCTCGAAGCGGCCGAACTCGCCGCCGCCCTGGAGCTCGACGCCGTGCAGGCCAGATGCGCGGCGCTCGCCTTCGATTTCGCCAAGGCCGCCGGGCTCGCCGGCAGCGCCACGGCGGCGCACAGCATGCTCGAGTCCTTGTCCGAGTCGGTCCCGGCGTTGCCGATCGTCCCGCACAACAAGGGCCCGCTGCTGACCGAGCGGGAGCGGCAAATCGCGGCCCTCGCCGGCAACGGAGTTTCCAACAAAGACATCGCCCTGGACGTGGGCATCTCGGTTCGGACAGTGGAGGGGCACTTGTACCAGGTATTCACGAAGCTCGGAGTGTCCTCGCGGAGTGATCTGCTTGGACTCATCTAG
- the pth gene encoding aminoacyl-tRNA hydrolase, with the protein MTDTWLIVGLGNPGAEYAHNRHNVGQMVLDELSARVGGTFKSHKTRAQVLEGRLGIGGPRVVLAKPLSYMNVSGGPVSALAKFYDVDPSRVIAVHDEIDIPFNTVKLKIGGGEGGHNGLRDISKALATKDYLRVRVGVGRPPGRMDTADFVLRDFATAEKKELPFLIDTAADAVEALVRDGLQQAQQKFHPAKAT; encoded by the coding sequence ATGACCGACACCTGGCTGATCGTAGGCCTTGGCAATCCGGGTGCCGAGTACGCCCACAACCGGCACAACGTCGGCCAGATGGTGCTCGATGAACTGTCGGCCCGGGTCGGCGGCACCTTCAAGTCGCACAAAACCCGCGCCCAGGTCCTGGAAGGCCGGCTGGGTATCGGCGGGCCTCGGGTGGTGCTGGCCAAGCCTCTGAGTTACATGAATGTCTCCGGCGGCCCGGTCTCCGCGCTCGCGAAGTTCTACGACGTCGACCCCTCCCGCGTCATTGCCGTTCACGACGAGATCGACATTCCCTTTAATACAGTCAAACTCAAGATCGGCGGGGGAGAAGGCGGCCATAACGGCCTCCGGGACATCTCCAAGGCGCTGGCCACGAAGGACTACCTGCGGGTCCGGGTGGGGGTGGGCCGTCCGCCCGGCCGGATGGACACCGCCGACTTCGTGCTGCGGGACTTCGCCACAGCGGAGAAGAAGGAACTTCCGTTCCTGATCGACACCGCCGCCGACGCCGTCGAGGCGCTCGTCCGCGACGGGCTTCAGCAGGCCCAACAGAAGTTCCACCCCGCGAAGGCAACATAG
- a CDS encoding LuxR family transcriptional regulator: MFQQEAGVPAGSGKTDAISPAQRPPQGRQEKPFTRQHVVADVLETLTSGSGCGVVLVGEHGAGKSFIAQRTLEQLGDDYLVVQVRGSSISSKLPYGALSVLLNDLDASHLEHPLMVLRGLTQLLHTKAQGRAIVLFVDNAHDLDDLSCMMVAQLSAGGHVTLLAACVDLPHVGGDIMGLWKDDLLRRVDLEPFDFAETAATLNQEYGGHFSHTAARALWSASGGNALFLHSLAREQIKLGTIVRREGAWVQGGRSIALTGEVRDVVKARLNRLSPGQRDVFELLSLAGAVPLQTLMRIFNPQDMDNLQERALIQVSHDHPPMVSVANTVTASIVASVVPPGRSAELRRRLTAVLADTEQGEPTGSSDVAWALDCGEEISSATALAAAHLANNASDPASALRFIHEIDGGEALTEVAIESVHAQLAANNDESARRLLHGLDGSAAAGRPLEEWAALQLLRVDLDLRSTATAADARSRLERVRDRLFGPSVEETGQVEAAREQLRLAEVKLAAFEGRYGDVLAAHAGVGAELGTETGLLTASLFCEAMAVTGNVLGAMALGKQVIAAAAAVPMSDRAVREIRGRFLLLMLLSAKFREASAFLTATSSTPEPQARLGGMFEIVRGVIDLHAGNLDGAGPWLEAGMWQLRMQDPDALSGLATAACAYAAGLAGDEERAGLLLAELSQPQRASSWLVERMTRYFELCALAELGQRPAAIRALTAESDSDADAGAAATGLLFLSAAARLGDRQLCQKLAGLAGRVTGQFALLCLRLADGVKDCASEQLLAVAKDADAAGNAVFARDVARRAVYCANEAGNRIALRVSQRTEQSLDDRFGSPKNGLHSLTTSTLTARECEVAVRAAAGTSNRKIAEQMHVSVRTVEGHLYQVYAKLHVASRSELKDVISGPAASARIG; this comes from the coding sequence ATGTTTCAGCAAGAAGCCGGCGTGCCCGCGGGCAGCGGCAAAACGGACGCGATTTCACCAGCGCAACGCCCCCCTCAGGGGCGGCAGGAAAAACCTTTCACCCGCCAGCACGTCGTTGCGGACGTCTTGGAAACCCTGACATCAGGATCGGGCTGCGGCGTCGTACTGGTGGGGGAGCACGGGGCCGGAAAATCGTTCATCGCCCAGCGCACCCTTGAACAACTCGGCGACGACTACCTGGTCGTCCAGGTCCGGGGCAGTTCGATTTCATCAAAACTCCCGTACGGCGCCCTGAGCGTGCTGCTCAACGATCTCGATGCCTCCCACCTGGAGCACCCGCTGATGGTGCTGCGCGGGCTCACCCAGCTCCTCCACACGAAAGCCCAGGGCCGCGCCATTGTCTTGTTCGTGGACAACGCCCACGACCTGGATGACCTGTCCTGCATGATGGTGGCCCAGCTCAGCGCCGGGGGCCACGTGACCCTGCTTGCTGCGTGCGTCGACCTGCCGCACGTGGGCGGCGACATCATGGGGCTGTGGAAGGATGACCTGCTGCGCCGGGTGGACCTGGAGCCGTTCGATTTCGCCGAGACGGCCGCCACGCTTAACCAGGAATACGGCGGGCACTTCTCGCACACGGCCGCCCGCGCGCTCTGGAGTGCAAGCGGCGGAAACGCGCTCTTCCTGCACTCCCTGGCCCGGGAACAGATCAAGCTCGGCACCATCGTGCGGCGGGAGGGCGCCTGGGTCCAGGGCGGCCGCTCCATCGCCCTGACCGGGGAAGTGCGCGACGTCGTGAAGGCGCGGTTGAACCGGCTCAGCCCCGGCCAGCGCGACGTTTTCGAACTCCTTTCCCTCGCCGGCGCCGTTCCGCTCCAGACCCTTATGCGGATCTTCAATCCGCAGGACATGGACAACCTGCAGGAGCGGGCCCTGATCCAGGTCAGCCACGACCATCCGCCAATGGTCAGCGTCGCCAACACGGTGACGGCCTCGATCGTTGCCAGCGTCGTTCCTCCGGGCCGCAGCGCCGAACTGCGCCGCCGCCTGACCGCGGTGCTGGCGGACACGGAGCAAGGTGAACCCACCGGGTCCTCCGACGTCGCGTGGGCCCTGGACTGCGGGGAAGAGATCAGCTCCGCGACGGCGCTCGCCGCGGCGCACCTGGCCAACAACGCCTCCGATCCCGCCTCGGCGCTGCGGTTCATCCACGAAATCGATGGCGGCGAGGCGCTCACGGAGGTGGCCATCGAATCCGTGCACGCGCAGCTTGCAGCCAACAACGACGAGTCCGCCCGGCGCTTGCTGCACGGCCTTGACGGCTCCGCGGCCGCTGGGCGCCCGCTGGAAGAGTGGGCCGCCCTTCAACTGCTGCGGGTGGATCTGGACCTGCGAAGCACCGCCACCGCAGCCGACGCCCGGTCCAGGCTGGAGCGGGTCCGCGACCGCCTCTTCGGCCCGTCCGTGGAAGAGACGGGACAGGTGGAGGCCGCCCGCGAGCAGTTACGACTGGCCGAGGTGAAACTGGCAGCCTTCGAGGGCCGCTACGGTGACGTCCTCGCGGCCCATGCCGGTGTGGGGGCCGAGCTGGGAACCGAAACCGGGCTTCTTACCGCGAGCCTGTTCTGCGAGGCCATGGCGGTCACCGGCAACGTCCTTGGCGCCATGGCCCTGGGAAAGCAGGTCATCGCCGCGGCCGCCGCCGTACCGATGTCGGACCGCGCTGTGCGCGAGATCAGGGGGCGTTTCCTGCTGCTCATGCTGTTGTCGGCGAAGTTCCGCGAAGCCTCGGCCTTCCTCACGGCAACGTCGAGCACGCCGGAGCCGCAGGCCCGGCTGGGCGGGATGTTCGAGATTGTCCGAGGCGTGATCGATCTGCACGCCGGGAACCTGGACGGCGCCGGCCCGTGGCTCGAGGCCGGAATGTGGCAGCTGCGGATGCAGGATCCCGATGCCCTGTCCGGACTGGCCACCGCGGCCTGCGCCTATGCAGCCGGGCTCGCCGGGGACGAGGAACGAGCCGGGCTGTTGCTCGCCGAATTGTCGCAGCCGCAACGTGCCAGCTCCTGGCTGGTGGAGCGGATGACACGGTACTTCGAGCTGTGCGCTCTCGCTGAACTCGGCCAGCGGCCGGCGGCGATCCGCGCCCTCACCGCCGAATCGGACAGCGACGCGGACGCCGGGGCCGCAGCCACAGGGCTGCTTTTCCTGTCCGCGGCGGCCCGGTTGGGCGACCGGCAGCTGTGCCAGAAGCTCGCCGGCCTCGCGGGCCGGGTGACCGGGCAGTTCGCCCTGCTCTGCCTGCGGCTTGCCGACGGCGTGAAGGACTGCGCCAGCGAGCAGCTGCTGGCCGTCGCCAAGGACGCCGATGCCGCCGGGAACGCGGTGTTCGCCCGCGACGTGGCCCGCCGGGCAGTCTACTGCGCCAACGAGGCCGGGAACCGGATCGCGCTCCGCGTCTCGCAGCGTACGGAACAGTCCCTGGACGACAGGTTCGGCAGCCCGAAAAACGGCCTGCATTCGCTGACCACCTCCACCCTGACCGCCAGGGAATGCGAGGTCGCCGTCCGGGCGGCAGCCGGAACGTCCAACCGCAAAATCGCCGAGCAGATGCACGTCTCGGTCCGCACGGTCGAGGGCCACTTGTACCAGGTGTACGCAAAACTCCATGTCGCCAGCCGATCGGAGCTCAAAGATGTCATCTCGGGACCGGCGGCCAGCGCCCGCATCGGCTGA